From the genome of Mycoplasma crocodyli MP145:
ATACATTTTAACACCTCAAAAAGACTTAGACAAACCATTCTTAATGGCCGTTGAAGACGTTTTCACAATTACAGGACGTGGAACTGTTGCTACAGGACGTGTAGAACGTGGAACATTAAAATTAAATGATGAAGTTGAAATTGTTGGGTTACACGCAACTAAAAAAACAGTTGTTACAGGAATTGAAATGTTCCGTAAAAACTTAAAAGAAGCTTTAGCTGGGGATAATGCAGGATTATTACTACGTGGAATTAACCGTGAAGATGTAGAACGTGGACAAGTATTAGCTAAACCAGGTTCAATTATTCCTCACACAGAATTCGAAGCTGCAATTTATGTACTTAAAAAAGAAGAAGGTGGACGTCATACACCATTCTTAAAGAACTATAAACCTCAATTCTACTTCCGTACAACAGACGTTACTGGTGGAGTTGAATTCGAAGCTGGACGTGAAATGGTTATGCCAGGAGAAAATGTTAACTTAAAAGTTAAACTTATTGCTCCTATCGCTGTTGAAGCAGGAACAAAATTCTCTATCCGTGAAGGTGGACGTACAGTTGGTGCTGGTTCAGTAACAAAAATTATTAAATAATATATGTACAAAGATACATTGCTATTTTTCTAGCGGTGTATTTTATTTTTAGAAGGAGAAAAATGAAGACAAAATTTATATTTGTAACTGGTGGAACTATATCAGGATTAGGAAAAGGAGTTACAGCAGCAAGTTTAGGTAATCTATTAAAAGCCAATGATTATAGTGTATTTGTTTTAAAACTTGATCCTTATCTCAATATAGACCCGGGTGTTATGTCGCCAAACGAACATGGTGAAGTTTACGTAACTGAAGACGGTGGAGAAACCGATCTAGATCTAGGACATTATGAAAGATTTATAGGGGTTAGACTTAACAAAACAAGTAATTTTACATCAGGGAAAATTTACCAAAGAATCTTAAACAAAGAAAGAAATGGAGATTATGAAGGAAAAACAGTTCAAGTAGTTCCTCATGTGATTGATGAAATTATTTCAATTATTTTAGATAGCGCTAAAGCCACAAAACCAGATTTTATGATTGTTGAAATAGGTGGAACAGTTGGTGATATTGAATCAAACCCATTTATATATGCACTTGCAAAGTTTTTTAATTTATATAGAAAAAACTCAATGATGTTCTATGTTACTTTTGTTCCTTACTTAGCAGCAACAAAAGAATTTAAGTCTAAACCTACTCAAGTTTCTATAAATACACTTAGAACCTTTGGGCTAAATCCTGATATTTTACTCTTAAGAAGTCAAGGCGAATTACCCAAAAATATGATTTCAAAAATATCATCAACGACATTTGTTGATCAAAATAAAATTATTTCAGTACCTGATCAAACTAATATTTACAAGATACCTTTATTTTTATTAGAGCAAAATATTTTGAGCAATATTTTTAACCATTTCAATTTAAAAGAATCAAGTAATTTTCATAATAATTTACAACCTTGAAAAAACTTTATTAACAAAATTGAACAACATAAAAAAGCATTGATTAAACTTGCTTTAATTGGTAAATATACAGAACTTGAAGATGCATATCTATCGATTATCGAATCGCTAAAAATATCTTCAGCGCATAATGAAGTGAGTTTAAAATTCGATCTAATCAATGCAGAAAATATTAACCAAAAAACCTGTGCAACAGTGATAAATGGTTATGATGGAGTTTTGATTTTACCTGGTTTTGGAGCAAGAGGTTTTGAGTCAAAAATAATGGTTTCTAACTTTACAAGAGAAAATAAAATTCCTACATTAGGAATATGTTTAGGATTTCAAGCTATGGTTGTTAACCAAGCTAGATTAGTGGGAATAACCAATGCAAATAGTGCTGAATTTATGAGATCAAAAAACGATGGAGTTGCTGTTTTAGATATACTCGAAGGTAAGGATAAATCTAAAAATTTAGGAGGCACTTTAAGATTAGGTTCAAGTGATACAAAACTCTTAAAAGATTCTATTGTTCACAATATTTACAAAAATGAAATAGTTTCAGAAAGACATAGACATAGATATGAAGTTTCTAAAAAATATGTAAAACTTATTCAAGATAATAATTTTATATTTTCTGGTTTTAGTTTAAAGGAAGAACTTGCCGAAACATGTGAATTGAAAAATCACCCATTTTATGTTGGTGTTCAATACCATCCAGAATTTAA
Proteins encoded in this window:
- a CDS encoding CTP synthase yields the protein MKTKFIFVTGGTISGLGKGVTAASLGNLLKANDYSVFVLKLDPYLNIDPGVMSPNEHGEVYVTEDGGETDLDLGHYERFIGVRLNKTSNFTSGKIYQRILNKERNGDYEGKTVQVVPHVIDEIISIILDSAKATKPDFMIVEIGGTVGDIESNPFIYALAKFFNLYRKNSMMFYVTFVPYLAATKEFKSKPTQVSINTLRTFGLNPDILLLRSQGELPKNMISKISSTTFVDQNKIISVPDQTNIYKIPLFLLEQNILSNIFNHFNLKESSNFHNNLQPWKNFINKIEQHKKALIKLALIGKYTELEDAYLSIIESLKISSAHNEVSLKFDLINAENINQKTCATVINGYDGVLILPGFGARGFESKIMVSNFTRENKIPTLGICLGFQAMVVNQARLVGITNANSAEFMRSKNDGVAVLDILEGKDKSKNLGGTLRLGSSDTKLLKDSIVHNIYKNEIVSERHRHRYEVSKKYVKLIQDNNFIFSGFSLKEELAETCELKNHPFYVGVQYHPEFNTTILNSHKLFDAFMRKVIENKK